A window of Candidatus Bathyarchaeia archaeon genomic DNA:
CGGTGTAAACAAAATTTACACAGATTTTTCAAGGATGCTTAAAGAGAGCGATCTTGACTTAATATTGCTGTGCACGGAGAACAGTAGGCATGCGGACGTTGTGGAGGCGGCTGCTGAGAAAGGGGTTCACGTGATAATGGAGAAACCCATGTCCGCTAACCTGGAGCAGGCTGAGCGAATAGTGAGGGCGGCTGAAAAACATGGAATAAAGGTTATGGTTAATTATCCCACAACTTGGAGTCCAGCTATACAGCAAGCGTATAAGATGGTTAAGGAAGGCAGGATAGGCGAAATCTTCCATATACGTTTCAGAGGAGCCCATGCGGGGCCAAAGGAGATCGGCTGCTCGCCCTATTTCTACACATGGCTCTATAATAAGGAACTTGATGGGGCCGGGGCCCTCATGGACTACTGCTGCTATGGCGTGAATCTCTCGCTATGGTTTCTAGGACGCATGCCTCAAAGCGTAGTGGGGGTTATGGGGACATTGGCCAGAACATATTTAGAGGTGGATGATAACGCCGTGATCATAATGGACTACAAGAATGCTTTCGGCATAGCCGAAGCCTGTTGGTCGCAGGTGGGATCCTACCCCATCCATGGGCCAATTATAAATGGTGTTGACGGTTCACTTGTAGTTGAGGAGGATGGAAAACTACATTTCTACTCGGTTAAAGTTAAGGGTAATTACAGAGATATATCACATGAGGTCATAGAGCCACCTCAACCGCCTAAAGGCTTGAGAAACGGTCCAGAATACTTCTTAGAATGCATAGAGAAAGATATAAAGATAGGAGAACCTCTAAACGTGGAGTTCAATAGAAATGTTCAGGAGGTTTTAGAGGCTGGATTGCGCTCAGCGCTTGAGGGGAGAAGAATATACTTGCCGCTAGGAGGGTTATAAATGGGGAAGGTTGGCTTTGGCATAATTGGTTGTGGCGGCATATCGAACTACTTCCATATTCCGGAGCTTAAGGCA
This region includes:
- a CDS encoding Gfo/Idh/MocA family oxidoreductase, which gives rise to MSRKYKLGIAGLVHDHVWGLLNQFKDTGKVEIEAAADLNPPLLERAKELFGVNKIYTDFSRMLKESDLDLILLCTENSRHADVVEAAAEKGVHVIMEKPMSANLEQAERIVRAAEKHGIKVMVNYPTTWSPAIQQAYKMVKEGRIGEIFHIRFRGAHAGPKEIGCSPYFYTWLYNKELDGAGALMDYCCYGVNLSLWFLGRMPQSVVGVMGTLARTYLEVDDNAVIIMDYKNAFGIAEACWSQVGSYPIHGPIINGVDGSLVVEEDGKLHFYSVKVKGNYRDISHEVIEPPQPPKGLRNGPEYFLECIEKDIKIGEPLNVEFNRNVQEVLEAGLRSALEGRRIYLPLGGL